The Streptomyces sp. RKAG293 genome includes a region encoding these proteins:
- a CDS encoding class I adenylate-forming enzyme family protein: protein MADAWWGEHLLGRGADDELWAISSSPVTRGELRAAVSGLAGNFREHGIADGSSVLLRMKPSFTYLQVLLALWSRGARVILVDFRLRPAEYEPLVELVRPQYLVVAAGADGPVAGFRQESAFTVQRLSNGRPADGDIRLVQFSSGSTGRPKVIGRPADSVLAELDRHAALPGIPGKGDRVLLLNSVMHNMGLVSGVLHALLSGATLVVPPTLRPTEVVRLMAAAEISAVYGTPAHYELLVRTRDRPDLPALRLAVSGGERVPQETYEQFRERFGLPISQVYGLTEIGLIAGDLSGTCLPPQVGPPVPGAEVKVVDEELYVRMDRSPYLYGEHADRFRDGWLRTFDRFHQDPTTGVLTMLGRTDSLVVVGGLKVDLTEVEAALLSHPRVTDAVVTHADAIEAFVGAHEAVTTDELTVWCRERLSAVKIPRRFFVTRQLPRNSMGKLTRDRALMHEYVTSEASSNPWDTA, encoded by the coding sequence ATGGCGGATGCATGGTGGGGAGAACACCTGCTGGGGCGAGGAGCCGACGACGAGCTGTGGGCGATTTCCAGTTCCCCCGTCACCCGCGGCGAACTCCGAGCAGCGGTCAGTGGCCTTGCCGGAAATTTTCGGGAGCACGGTATTGCCGACGGCAGCTCCGTTCTCCTGCGTATGAAGCCGAGTTTCACGTATCTGCAAGTACTGCTGGCTCTGTGGAGCCGCGGGGCACGGGTCATTCTGGTCGACTTCCGGCTGAGGCCGGCTGAGTACGAGCCGCTGGTGGAGCTGGTGCGCCCCCAGTACCTGGTAGTGGCGGCCGGGGCTGATGGGCCGGTGGCCGGATTCCGTCAGGAGTCCGCGTTCACGGTCCAGCGGCTGTCGAACGGCCGGCCGGCCGACGGCGACATCCGCCTGGTGCAGTTCAGCTCGGGTTCGACGGGCAGGCCGAAGGTCATCGGTCGGCCGGCGGACTCCGTGCTGGCCGAGCTCGACCGGCACGCCGCACTCCCCGGGATACCTGGCAAGGGCGACCGGGTCCTCCTGCTGAACTCCGTCATGCACAACATGGGTTTGGTCAGCGGCGTGCTGCATGCGCTGCTGTCCGGGGCGACGCTCGTCGTCCCACCGACGCTCCGCCCCACCGAGGTGGTGCGGCTGATGGCAGCCGCCGAGATCTCCGCCGTGTACGGGACGCCCGCCCACTACGAACTCCTGGTGCGCACGCGGGATCGGCCGGACCTGCCCGCGCTGCGGCTGGCCGTCTCGGGCGGTGAGCGGGTTCCGCAGGAGACCTACGAGCAGTTCCGTGAGCGCTTCGGCCTGCCGATCAGCCAGGTCTACGGCCTGACCGAGATCGGGCTGATCGCGGGCGACCTCTCCGGGACGTGCCTGCCCCCACAGGTGGGGCCGCCGGTGCCGGGCGCCGAGGTGAAAGTGGTCGACGAGGAACTGTACGTCCGGATGGACCGCTCGCCGTACCTCTACGGCGAACATGCCGACCGCTTCAGGGACGGCTGGCTGCGGACCTTCGACCGGTTTCACCAGGACCCGACGACCGGGGTGCTGACCATGCTCGGCCGGACCGACTCGCTCGTCGTCGTCGGCGGGTTGAAGGTCGACCTCACCGAGGTGGAGGCGGCGCTGCTGAGCCATCCCCGGGTGACCGATGCCGTGGTGACCCACGCGGACGCCATCGAGGCGTTCGTGGGAGCCCATGAGGCGGTCACCACGGACGAACTCACCGTCTGGTGCCGGGAACGGTTGAGTGCGGTGAAAATCCCCAGGCGGTTCTTTGTGACGCGGCAGCTGCCCCGGAACTCGATGGGAAAGCTGACCCGCGACCGCGCATTGATGCATGAGTACGTCACGTCGGAAGCATCGTCGAATCCATGGGACACAGCATGA
- a CDS encoding MbtH family protein codes for MANPFENPDGSYLVLVNNEGQHSLWPAFAEVPAGWTVALAETDRQSCLDHVEEHWTDIRPLSLVRR; via the coding sequence ATGGCCAACCCTTTCGAGAACCCTGACGGCAGCTACCTCGTACTCGTCAACAACGAGGGCCAGCACTCGCTGTGGCCCGCATTCGCCGAAGTGCCCGCGGGATGGACGGTCGCCCTCGCCGAGACCGACCGCCAGTCCTGCCTCGACCATGTCGAGGAGCACTGGACCGACATACGCCCCCTCAGCCTCGTACGCCGATAG
- a CDS encoding DUF6875 domain-containing protein, whose amino-acid sequence MNSTGSVVDFESVLESVDLWLTDYIATSHPEIGRMGPICPFVAPSRKNRTMEIRIRLVGHAPTPDLVEEIVRSSLHEYSLTSWQGRNPMLRAMVVVLPDLHSEDTELLDKAQERVKDDYVAQGLMVGQFHENCDVRAARNPQFAVSKAPVPVIAIRSIALHDIFFLSERAEWFQKYREKFGKFFGPQTAPMDAILVERYRKSERDYGYRD is encoded by the coding sequence ATGAATTCCACCGGATCTGTCGTCGATTTCGAGTCCGTGCTCGAGTCGGTCGACCTGTGGCTGACCGACTACATCGCGACCAGCCATCCAGAGATCGGTCGAATGGGTCCCATCTGCCCGTTCGTGGCGCCTTCCCGCAAGAACAGAACCATGGAGATCCGCATACGCCTGGTCGGGCACGCGCCGACCCCCGACCTGGTGGAGGAGATCGTACGGAGCAGCCTCCACGAGTACTCACTGACCTCGTGGCAGGGACGGAATCCCATGCTGCGCGCCATGGTGGTCGTCCTTCCCGATCTCCACAGCGAGGACACCGAGCTGCTCGACAAGGCTCAGGAACGCGTCAAGGACGACTACGTGGCGCAGGGCCTCATGGTCGGTCAGTTCCACGAGAACTGTGATGTCAGGGCAGCAAGGAATCCGCAGTTCGCTGTGAGCAAGGCGCCCGTACCCGTCATCGCCATTCGCTCCATCGCCCTGCATGACATCTTCTTCCTGTCCGAGCGGGCGGAGTGGTTCCAGAAATACCGTGAGAAGTTCGGCAAGTTCTTCGGACCGCAGACCGCGCCGATGGACGCGATCCTGGTGGAGCGTTACCGGAAGTCCGAACGGGACTACGGATACCGGGACTGA
- a CDS encoding FAD-dependent monooxygenase, with protein MSHTRSIDVLIAGAGPVGLSAAAELRRRGVRCRLIDRLPARLPYAKAVGIQPRTLEIWDRMGLARAVLEAAVPMRGQLIYVNGREQARIDLELPPEVPYGFAALPQYETERLLEEYVRGLGTAIERSTELLSFTQDADGVTARLLTASGGAEEVRTRYLIGCDGAHSTVRKGLGLGFEGGAFAEEYMLADVEADWDLPPGYGVRSMHRTDDGATDDLLVCIPLPGAGRYRMSMLVPPELSTQATEQATDRGPEQTGGVAHGLEGGRIPELSHIQAVVDRLAPRPATLSTMRWSSVFRISHRIVDRYADGRVFVAGDAAHIHPPTGAQGMNTGIQDACNLAWKLALVINGEAGPALLTSYDAERRPVGEEVVGRTVRHATHGIEADPDDPRTIMLREAQLLVGYRDGPLADSPYGPTGAPQPGDRAPDCAGLTTPIAAYSLRLFDMLRGRTGHVLLLYTAEAADLADAADAAGVLRMTGSGPDTSDGPELETGPQSPRTIAVLARETASTDPGAPAVPGYRDAAGEFARLYRPEGPTGFLVRPDGYLGARFPLADTKAALSSYGAALSAPA; from the coding sequence GTGTCGCACACCCGATCCATCGACGTACTGATCGCGGGCGCCGGACCGGTGGGTCTGAGCGCGGCCGCGGAGCTCCGCCGCCGTGGGGTGCGCTGTCGGCTCATCGACCGGCTGCCGGCCCGCCTCCCGTATGCCAAGGCCGTCGGCATCCAGCCGCGCACCCTGGAGATCTGGGACCGGATGGGCCTGGCCCGCGCCGTCCTGGAAGCCGCTGTTCCGATGCGCGGCCAGCTGATCTACGTCAACGGCCGGGAGCAGGCGCGGATCGACCTTGAGCTGCCGCCCGAGGTGCCCTACGGATTCGCCGCGCTCCCGCAGTACGAGACCGAGCGCCTGTTGGAGGAGTACGTCAGGGGCCTGGGCACGGCGATCGAGCGCTCCACCGAGTTGCTGTCGTTCACCCAGGACGCGGACGGAGTCACCGCCCGGCTGCTGACCGCGTCCGGCGGTGCCGAGGAGGTCCGTACGCGCTATCTGATCGGCTGCGACGGAGCACACAGCACGGTGCGCAAAGGGTTGGGACTCGGCTTCGAGGGCGGCGCCTTCGCTGAGGAGTACATGCTGGCCGACGTGGAGGCGGACTGGGACCTTCCGCCGGGGTACGGCGTGCGCTCCATGCACCGTACCGACGACGGGGCCACGGACGACCTGCTGGTGTGTATCCCGCTGCCCGGCGCAGGACGGTACCGCATGTCGATGCTGGTCCCGCCAGAACTCTCCACCCAGGCGACAGAGCAGGCGACAGACCGGGGGCCCGAGCAGACGGGCGGCGTAGCGCACGGCCTGGAGGGCGGCCGGATCCCGGAGCTGTCGCATATCCAGGCCGTCGTGGACCGTTTGGCCCCCCGGCCGGCCACCCTCTCCACCATGCGCTGGTCCTCCGTCTTCCGCATCAGCCACCGGATCGTGGACCGCTACGCCGACGGCCGGGTCTTCGTCGCGGGCGACGCCGCCCACATCCACCCCCCGACCGGCGCCCAGGGCATGAACACCGGTATCCAGGACGCCTGCAACCTGGCCTGGAAACTTGCGCTCGTCATTAACGGTGAGGCCGGGCCGGCCCTGCTCACCAGCTACGACGCGGAACGTCGCCCCGTTGGCGAGGAGGTCGTCGGCCGGACGGTCCGGCACGCCACCCACGGCATCGAGGCCGACCCGGACGACCCGCGGACCATCATGCTCCGCGAAGCCCAACTCCTCGTCGGCTACCGGGACGGCCCACTCGCCGACAGCCCCTACGGGCCGACCGGCGCACCCCAGCCCGGTGACCGGGCACCGGACTGCGCCGGCTTGACCACTCCCATCGCCGCCTATTCGCTGCGCCTGTTCGACATGCTGCGCGGCCGCACGGGGCACGTGCTGCTGCTGTACACGGCCGAGGCAGCCGACCTGGCCGATGCCGCCGACGCCGCCGGGGTGCTGCGGATGACCGGCAGCGGCCCCGACACCTCCGACGGCCCGGAGCTCGAGACCGGCCCGCAGAGCCCGCGGACCATCGCCGTCCTGGCCCGCGAAACCGCATCGACCGATCCCGGAGCCCCGGCCGTCCCCGGATACCGTGACGCCGCCGGGGAGTTCGCCCGGCTCTACCGGCCTGAGGGCCCGACCGGATTCCTCGTCCGCCCGGACGGATACCTCGGCGCGCGCTTCCCACTGGCCGACACCAAGGCGGCTCTGTCCAGCTACGGTGCAGCCCTGTCCGCACCGGCCTGA
- a CDS encoding FAD-binding oxidoreductase produces MPDATTAPRTSRVRSWWGWGWADAQPDDAECAAMGALLPGTLPRPLPVPRIADQSIGRPGAEPPRSLAHLVTADPEPRAAHAMGKAYRDVIRALRGQPGRIPDLVAHPTRDQDVADLLEWAGQHHVAVVPFGGGSSVTGGVEYRGDTHHAVMSLDLTAMDQVLEIDTDSRAARIQAGTFGPALEDQLRPHGLTLRHFPQSFEFSTLGGWLATRAGGHYATGRTHIDDFTQSLRVVTPAGTSTSWQLPASGAGPSPDRLFLGSEGALGVITEAWVRVQERPRHRASASVAFTDFHAALNGVRAIAQSDLTPANCRLLDAGEAALAGASRDGSSILVLGFESATAPVHAHLAQALDLARAHGGRGGESAAEAGAPADAAVGAWRSTFLRMPYLRDGLARMGAVVETFETATTWSRLPALIDAVRTEVGTAARDITGHPATINCRLTHVYPDGAAPYFTVLAAGRPGDEVAIWDHLKTVAGDVLHRHRATITHHHAVGRDHRPEYDRQRPEPFALALRAAKHALDPHGILNPGVLVD; encoded by the coding sequence ATGCCCGACGCCACGACCGCTCCCCGCACCTCCCGCGTCCGCTCCTGGTGGGGATGGGGCTGGGCCGACGCCCAACCCGACGACGCCGAGTGCGCCGCCATGGGCGCCCTGCTGCCCGGCACCCTCCCGCGCCCGCTGCCGGTCCCCCGGATCGCCGACCAGAGCATCGGACGCCCCGGTGCCGAGCCCCCGCGGAGCCTCGCCCACCTGGTCACCGCCGACCCCGAACCGCGCGCCGCCCATGCCATGGGCAAGGCCTATCGCGACGTCATCCGTGCCCTGCGCGGGCAGCCCGGCCGGATCCCCGACCTGGTCGCCCACCCGACCCGCGACCAGGACGTGGCCGATCTGCTGGAGTGGGCCGGCCAACACCACGTCGCCGTGGTCCCCTTCGGCGGCGGCTCCTCCGTCACCGGAGGTGTCGAGTACCGCGGAGACACCCACCATGCCGTCATGTCCCTCGACCTGACCGCCATGGACCAGGTGCTGGAGATCGACACCGACAGCCGCGCCGCTCGCATCCAGGCCGGCACCTTCGGCCCCGCGCTGGAGGACCAGCTCCGTCCCCACGGCCTGACCCTGCGCCACTTCCCGCAGAGCTTCGAGTTCTCCACCCTCGGCGGCTGGCTCGCCACCCGGGCAGGCGGCCACTACGCCACCGGCCGCACCCACATCGACGACTTCACCCAGTCCCTGCGCGTGGTCACTCCCGCCGGTACCAGCACGTCCTGGCAGCTGCCCGCCTCAGGCGCCGGGCCCTCCCCCGACCGGCTCTTCCTCGGCTCCGAAGGCGCTCTCGGCGTCATCACCGAGGCCTGGGTGCGCGTGCAGGAACGCCCCCGCCACAGAGCCTCCGCCTCCGTCGCCTTCACCGACTTCCACGCCGCGCTGAACGGGGTACGGGCCATCGCCCAGTCCGACCTCACCCCCGCCAACTGCCGCCTGCTCGACGCCGGCGAGGCAGCACTCGCCGGCGCCTCCCGAGACGGCTCCTCGATACTCGTCCTCGGCTTCGAGTCCGCCACCGCACCCGTTCACGCTCACCTCGCCCAGGCCCTCGACCTCGCCCGCGCACACGGCGGACGTGGCGGTGAGTCCGCCGCCGAGGCCGGCGCCCCGGCCGATGCCGCCGTCGGTGCCTGGCGCTCCACCTTTCTGCGCATGCCCTACCTGCGCGACGGCCTGGCCAGGATGGGAGCCGTGGTCGAGACCTTCGAGACGGCTACCACCTGGAGCCGGCTGCCCGCCCTCATCGACGCCGTCCGCACCGAGGTCGGGACCGCCGCACGCGACATCACCGGCCACCCCGCCACCATCAACTGCCGCCTCACCCACGTCTACCCCGACGGCGCCGCCCCCTACTTCACGGTCCTCGCCGCCGGCCGCCCCGGCGACGAGGTCGCCATCTGGGACCACCTCAAGACCGTCGCAGGCGACGTTCTCCACCGCCACCGCGCCACCATCACCCACCACCACGCCGTCGGCCGCGACCACCGCCCTGAGTACGATCGCCAACGCCCCGAACCCTTCGCGCTCGCCCTGCGCGCCGCCAAGCACGCCCTCGACCCCCACGGCATCCTCAACCCCGGCGTACTCGTCGACTGA
- a CDS encoding TetR/AcrR family transcriptional regulator gives MTTPEGRAGTKGVPRARREQQILAAATEEFGRHGYGAASLAAIAARVGVTKTLLHQYFGAKQDLFLACLTPVGDRLLDAMRDAMAEGDATASRTPLLVLRGIFTALDGRREGWFVLYDASLPADSEPARTAARYRTAIDQLAATGTADLLRATGSPDPLDADALKYAWRGLVTALVRWWINHPDQSPDAMAERCARLFAATGRAFD, from the coding sequence ATGACCACCCCCGAAGGCAGGGCCGGCACCAAAGGCGTCCCACGGGCCCGCCGTGAGCAGCAGATCCTGGCAGCCGCCACCGAGGAGTTCGGGCGCCACGGCTACGGCGCCGCATCGCTGGCCGCCATCGCCGCACGCGTCGGCGTCACCAAGACGCTGCTGCACCAGTACTTCGGCGCCAAGCAGGACCTCTTCCTCGCCTGCCTGACCCCGGTCGGCGACCGATTGCTGGACGCCATGCGCGATGCGATGGCGGAGGGCGACGCCACCGCATCGCGCACACCACTGCTGGTGCTGCGCGGCATCTTCACCGCCCTGGACGGCCGACGTGAGGGGTGGTTCGTGCTCTACGACGCCTCGCTGCCCGCCGACAGCGAGCCCGCCCGCACCGCCGCGCGCTACCGGACCGCCATCGACCAGCTCGCCGCAACCGGCACCGCCGACCTGCTGCGCGCGACCGGGTCCCCCGACCCACTCGATGCGGACGCACTCAAATACGCCTGGCGGGGCCTGGTCACCGCCCTGGTTCGCTGGTGGATCAATCACCCCGACCAATCCCCGGACGCCATGGCGGAACGCTGCGCCCGCCTCTTCGCCGCCACCGGCAGAGCTTTCGACTGA
- the thpR gene encoding RNA 2',3'-cyclic phosphodiesterase, translating into MNEQTQPATVRVFIALAPPDHAKEELARVLRPAYDTHPDMRWNRVEDWHITLAFLGELPAETVPLLRPALADLAGDHRPPRLALRGSGNFDDRVLWSGIDGDLEELYVLATAVRTAVRNCGVALEERPLRPHLTLARARRGDRSSIGEIAAGFAGFTGCRWAAERLHLVGSNAGRSSGPIHYRDIEAWTLGNGNGNGNGNGNGIGNGQRQGQQGTSGPTRG; encoded by the coding sequence GTGAACGAACAGACTCAGCCCGCGACCGTTCGCGTGTTCATCGCCCTCGCCCCGCCCGATCACGCGAAGGAAGAACTGGCCCGGGTGCTGCGCCCCGCCTACGACACGCACCCGGACATGCGGTGGAACCGTGTGGAGGACTGGCACATCACCCTGGCGTTCCTCGGGGAGCTCCCGGCCGAGACCGTTCCGCTCCTGCGCCCGGCTCTGGCCGACCTCGCTGGGGACCACCGGCCGCCGCGTCTGGCACTGCGCGGCAGCGGAAACTTCGACGACCGGGTGCTGTGGAGCGGGATCGACGGAGACCTCGAAGAGCTCTACGTGCTCGCCACCGCCGTGCGTACCGCCGTCAGGAACTGCGGTGTCGCCCTCGAGGAGCGGCCGCTGCGCCCCCATCTGACGTTGGCCCGCGCCCGCCGGGGAGATCGGTCCTCGATCGGAGAGATCGCCGCAGGGTTCGCCGGATTCACCGGCTGCCGATGGGCCGCCGAACGGCTGCACCTGGTCGGCAGCAACGCCGGCCGTAGCAGTGGACCGATCCACTACCGCGACATCGAGGCCTGGACCCTCGGGAACGGCAACGGCAACGGCAACGGCAACGGCAACGGGATCGGGAACGGCCAAAGGCAAGGGCAACAGGGCACATCTGGTCCGACGCGCGGCTAA
- a CDS encoding TetR/AcrR family transcriptional regulator, with protein MATTASARPPGRPRAGLNDAVFAATLSTVQELGYARATVERIAAAAGVAKSTVYRRWPSKGELIVDCLLDALGPAPLEGPDRAVLMSSAVRWIAGKIGEPGVGDAFAGVFSDAVSDPALREILSTRFQDPYRRALQDALGDSEPRVLFFIDVVVGALLHRMGMTGEPMSDADLTALIDMVLPHFTDGSAPG; from the coding sequence ATGGCAACGACCGCATCCGCCAGACCCCCCGGTCGCCCGCGCGCCGGCCTCAACGACGCGGTCTTCGCGGCCACCCTGAGCACGGTCCAGGAGCTCGGCTACGCGCGCGCCACCGTCGAGCGCATCGCTGCCGCGGCCGGCGTCGCGAAGTCGACCGTCTACCGGCGCTGGCCGTCGAAGGGCGAACTGATCGTGGACTGCCTGCTGGACGCGCTCGGCCCGGCGCCGCTGGAAGGACCTGACCGGGCTGTGCTCATGTCCTCGGCCGTCCGCTGGATCGCGGGGAAGATCGGCGAGCCCGGGGTGGGGGACGCGTTCGCCGGCGTGTTCAGTGACGCCGTCAGCGACCCGGCCCTGCGCGAGATCCTGTCCACGCGCTTCCAGGACCCGTACCGGCGCGCGCTCCAGGACGCACTCGGCGATTCGGAGCCCCGGGTCCTGTTCTTCATCGACGTCGTGGTCGGAGCCCTGCTCCACCGCATGGGCATGACCGGCGAGCCCATGTCCGATGCCGACCTCACCGCGCTGATCGACATGGTTCTGCCGCACTTCACCGACGGGTCCGCCCCCGGTTAG
- a CDS encoding alpha/beta hydrolase fold domain-containing protein — protein sequence MSEVTATVRPPEPNWAAVTAEELVAYRDAENRFRASSTARAFTGEPDPGAAIRWEKVALPGRELPVRVYRPASGPAGDGAGRTGLPLVLHVHGGGFVGTAVQSDWVNSHLAARLPAVVVSVEHRLLAPASPLAAAVDDGWDVLQHVVRHAVQWGIDPARAVVFGESCGALICAMAAIRAAEAGLRLTAQVLVNPAVDVTETMLDYASATEHASSPTLAEPQLLLFQRLAVPTGTDSRALSPLYADNLDGLAPALVVVPTHDPVADHGRRYAERLRAAGTPARLTEYPGARHAFLSMPGVEPQAGAARAEILEFLRFSFAT from the coding sequence ATGAGCGAGGTCACTGCAACGGTGCGGCCGCCGGAGCCCAACTGGGCGGCCGTCACGGCCGAGGAACTGGTCGCCTACCGCGACGCCGAGAACCGCTTCCGGGCGTCCAGCACGGCACGGGCTTTCACCGGGGAACCGGATCCCGGTGCCGCGATCCGCTGGGAGAAGGTGGCACTGCCCGGTCGCGAACTGCCGGTACGGGTGTACCGGCCGGCCTCCGGTCCGGCCGGCGACGGCGCCGGCCGGACCGGCCTGCCACTCGTGCTCCACGTGCACGGAGGCGGGTTCGTCGGCACGGCGGTGCAGAGTGACTGGGTCAACAGTCACCTCGCCGCCCGACTGCCCGCGGTCGTCGTCTCGGTGGAGCACCGCCTCCTCGCTCCGGCCAGTCCGCTGGCGGCGGCCGTCGACGACGGCTGGGACGTGCTCCAGCACGTGGTGCGGCATGCCGTGCAGTGGGGCATCGACCCGGCGCGGGCCGTCGTCTTCGGGGAGAGCTGCGGCGCGTTGATCTGCGCCATGGCGGCGATCCGGGCCGCAGAGGCCGGGCTGCGCCTCACGGCGCAGGTGCTGGTCAACCCCGCTGTCGATGTCACCGAGACGATGTTGGACTACGCCTCGGCCACCGAGCACGCGTCCAGCCCGACCCTTGCCGAGCCCCAACTGCTCCTGTTCCAGAGGCTCGCCGTTCCAACGGGGACCGACTCCCGCGCCCTCTCGCCGCTCTATGCCGACAATCTCGACGGACTGGCCCCAGCGCTCGTGGTGGTGCCGACCCACGATCCCGTGGCCGATCACGGCCGCCGCTACGCGGAGCGACTGCGAGCGGCCGGGACGCCCGCGCGGCTCACCGAATACCCCGGAGCGCGACACGCGTTCCTCAGCATGCCCGGCGTGGAGCCGCAGGCCGGGGCAGCGCGGGCGGAGATCCTCGAGTTCCTCCGGTTCTCCTTCGCCACCTGA
- a CDS encoding NAD(P)H-dependent oxidoreductase, translating into MKTLIVHAHPEPKSLNSSLKDLAVSTLEAAGHEVRVSDLYAMNWKAVVDAADYGPDASRPLKVALDSGRAFDAGTLTPDVRAEQEKLLWADTIIFQFPLWWYSMPAILKGWVDRVFTHHFAYGVGEHSDTKYGERFGEGTLAGRKALLSVTAGGPESHYAARGINGPIDDLLFPIHHGILYYPGIEVLPPFVLYGTDRMTGEDYTDVAKAWEQRLLTLESTEPIAFRRQNFGDYEIPSLHLKEGLEPAGRGGFGLHVRG; encoded by the coding sequence GTGAAGACGCTGATCGTCCACGCCCACCCGGAGCCGAAATCGCTCAACAGCTCACTGAAGGACCTCGCGGTGTCCACCTTGGAGGCCGCCGGGCACGAGGTACGGGTGAGCGATCTGTACGCGATGAACTGGAAGGCGGTCGTGGACGCCGCGGACTACGGCCCCGACGCCTCACGTCCGCTGAAGGTCGCCCTGGACTCCGGCCGGGCCTTCGACGCCGGGACGCTCACCCCGGACGTCCGCGCCGAGCAGGAGAAGCTGCTGTGGGCCGACACGATCATCTTCCAGTTCCCGCTGTGGTGGTACTCGATGCCCGCGATCCTCAAAGGCTGGGTGGACCGGGTGTTCACCCACCACTTCGCGTACGGCGTCGGCGAGCACAGCGACACCAAGTACGGCGAGCGCTTCGGCGAAGGCACCCTCGCGGGCCGGAAGGCCCTGCTGTCGGTGACCGCCGGCGGCCCGGAGTCCCATTACGCCGCTCGCGGGATCAACGGCCCCATCGACGATCTGCTGTTCCCGATCCACCACGGCATCCTCTACTACCCGGGCATCGAAGTGCTGCCGCCGTTCGTCCTCTACGGCACCGACCGGATGACCGGCGAGGACTACACGGACGTCGCCAAGGCCTGGGAGCAACGCCTGCTCACCCTGGAGTCGACTGAGCCGATCGCGTTCCGGCGGCAGAACTTCGGTGACTACGAGATCCCCTCGCTGCACCTCAAGGAGGGACTGGAGCCCGCGGGCCGTGGGGGTTTCGGGCTGCACGTGCGCGGCTGA
- a CDS encoding helix-turn-helix transcriptional regulator, protein MDDLAGFLRTRRSRVDPAAVGIHTDSRRRVEGLRREEVAHLSGVSVDYYVRLEQGRATQPSEQVLDALAGVLGLDETERGHLYRLARQRRRRAKAPGGRLRPELLRVLDLVVDAPALIMDHRLDVLAGNRLAGLLFGRPVPGLNTARHIFLEEAERGLYADWEQCTLDVVGHLRLAAGKYPDDPRLASLIGELAMGSERFRRLWARADVRARTHGRKAYRHPLVGLLELHQENFALPGETGRELLVLSAAPGSPAEDGLRLLAGLGADSGDAYPSVNAQVRE, encoded by the coding sequence ATGGACGATCTTGCGGGCTTCCTGCGGACCCGGCGTTCCCGGGTCGATCCGGCGGCCGTGGGCATCCACACCGACAGCCGACGCCGGGTCGAAGGGCTGCGCCGCGAGGAGGTCGCGCACCTGTCCGGAGTGAGCGTCGACTACTACGTACGCCTGGAGCAGGGCCGCGCGACCCAGCCCTCCGAGCAGGTTCTCGACGCGCTCGCCGGTGTCCTCGGCCTCGACGAGACCGAACGCGGGCACCTCTACCGGCTCGCCCGGCAGCGCCGCCGCCGCGCGAAGGCGCCGGGCGGGCGGCTCCGGCCGGAGCTGCTGCGCGTCCTCGACCTGGTCGTCGACGCACCCGCGCTGATCATGGACCACCGTCTGGACGTGCTCGCCGGGAACCGCCTCGCCGGGCTCCTCTTCGGCCGGCCGGTGCCGGGCCTGAACACCGCACGGCACATCTTCCTCGAGGAGGCCGAGCGCGGCCTTTACGCGGACTGGGAGCAATGCACCCTCGATGTGGTCGGGCATCTGCGCCTGGCCGCCGGCAAGTACCCCGATGACCCCCGCCTGGCCTCGCTCATCGGCGAGTTGGCGATGGGCAGCGAGCGCTTCCGCCGGCTCTGGGCCCGCGCGGACGTGCGCGCCCGCACGCATGGCCGCAAGGCCTACCGGCACCCGCTGGTCGGGCTGCTGGAACTGCACCAGGAGAATTTCGCCCTGCCGGGCGAGACGGGCAGGGAGCTGCTGGTGCTGTCCGCGGCCCCCGGCAGCCCCGCCGAGGACGGGCTGCGCCTGCTCGCGGGCCTGGGCGCGGACAGCGGTGACGCGTATCCCTCGGTGAACGCCCAGGTCCGCGAGTAA